In Acidobacteriota bacterium, a genomic segment contains:
- a CDS encoding LamG domain-containing protein — MFEPVKTGTNGSQLRVRTAPIASRRLTPEALRGLSEGLLGSQHYFFGKGACCTGSNFYVGVDLDNRPFIDVSHESGGSRVAAFGHELDLYTWTHLALRREGNEFHLYKNGQHVVTHTENQIIGTNDAPFTIGKGDGVTAPELTAFGMADEVVLYNRALSETEIQALVNMTGAMLGSTDCPPVQKSRISLGGPFLFPVAQGRSVQVEIRLSDPAPAGGTTISLASTDPSAMTVPASVFIPEVR; from the coding sequence ATGTTCGAACCGGTCAAGACGGGCACCAACGGATCGCAATTGCGAGTTCGAACGGCACCAATCGCTTCGAGACGTTTAACACCGGAAGCCCTTCGCGGTTTATCGGAAGGCTTGCTTGGCAGCCAGCATTATTTCTTTGGGAAAGGAGCTTGCTGCACCGGCTCTAACTTCTATGTTGGCGTCGATTTGGACAACCGCCCGTTCATTGACGTCAGCCACGAATCCGGAGGTTCTCGGGTTGCGGCCTTTGGCCACGAGCTGGATCTTTACACATGGACGCATCTCGCTCTTCGAAGAGAGGGCAACGAGTTCCACCTTTACAAGAACGGCCAGCATGTTGTAACGCATACCGAAAACCAGATCATCGGGACGAACGACGCGCCTTTCACCATCGGAAAAGGCGATGGCGTTACGGCTCCCGAACTGACCGCCTTCGGAATGGCGGACGAGGTCGTGCTTTACAACCGAGCTCTTTCGGAGACCGAAATTCAGGCACTCGTCAATATGACCGGGGCGATGCTCGGCTCGACTGACTGCCCGCCGGTTCAGAAATCCCGCATATCGCTTGGCGGCCCGTTCCTCTTTCCGGTTGCTCAGGGCCGTTCGGTTCAAGTCGAGATCCGCTTGTCCGATCCTGCACCGGCCGGCGGTACGACCATTTCGCTGGCCTCCACCGATCCTTCGGCGATGACCGTTCCCGCCAGCGTGTTTATCCCAGAGGTTCGGTGA